In Candidatus Methylomirabilis tolerans, one genomic interval encodes:
- a CDS encoding DUF1738 domain-containing protein, producing MASTTRLDWSLLLHEAVTTPGLILEAYTAFHRFSLGNQLAALSECRTRGIPPGPIATYAGWQAKRRQVRRGERALVLCMPVTLAARPHDKDDVDAENLPVREEAQAGPRTVFIWRARWFVLSQTDGDSVQAEPPLAWDKATALTRLSISEVPFEDLDGNCQGYATGRSVAISPVAQLPFKSLFHELGHILLGHTDRSLHDPTAPPLSLKEAEAEAVALLVLEALELPGAAYCRGYIQHYLSDAAILSASAHRIIQAADAILRAGRPLSSAEEFPEGNGIGSVGLVKGGDGHV from the coding sequence ATGGCATCCACGACACGACTCGATTGGAGTCTCTTGCTGCACGAAGCAGTAACTACCCCCGGCCTCATCCTGGAGGCCTACACGGCCTTTCACCGGTTTAGCCTGGGCAATCAGCTCGCGGCGCTGAGCGAGTGCCGGACGCGCGGAATCCCGCCCGGGCCGATCGCCACCTATGCCGGGTGGCAGGCCAAACGGCGCCAAGTGAGGCGAGGAGAGCGGGCGCTCGTCCTCTGCATGCCGGTGACCTTGGCGGCGCGCCCGCACGATAAGGATGACGTTGACGCTGAGAACCTGCCGGTGCGCGAAGAGGCGCAGGCAGGGCCCCGTACGGTTTTCATCTGGCGAGCCCGCTGGTTCGTCCTCTCCCAAACCGACGGGGATTCGGTGCAGGCGGAGCCGCCCCTGGCCTGGGACAAGGCCACGGCCCTTACCCGCTTGAGCATCAGCGAGGTCCCCTTCGAAGATCTGGACGGCAACTGCCAAGGGTATGCGACAGGCCGAAGCGTGGCCATCTCTCCGGTGGCGCAGCTTCCCTTCAAGAGCCTCTTCCACGAGCTTGGCCACATCCTGCTGGGACACACCGACCGCTCGCTTCACGATCCCACGGCGCCGCCGCTCTCCCTCAAGGAGGCGGAGGCCGAGGCGGTCGCCCTCCTGGTTCTGGAGGCGTTAGAGCTTCCAGGGGCCGCCTACTGCCGGGGCTACATCCAGCACTATCTCTCGGATGCAGCGATCCTGTCCGCCTCGGCCCACCGGATCATCCAAGCCGCCGACGCTATTCTCCGCGCCGGCCGTCCACTCTCATCCGCCGAGGAGTTTCCTGAAGGGAATGGGATCGGGTCTGTTGGGCTGGTGAAAGGAGGTGATGGTCATGTATAG
- a CDS encoding RAD52 family DNA repair protein yields MNRQLLERVFERAQIKQRQGRNGMLDYVEGHSIIQRLNDAFEGAWSFEVLDHKIVEERDEILVLGKLSAEGVVKMQFGTTQITRERDSKKIVSIGDDLKAAATDALKKCATFLGVGLHLYGERSARPAGREGNGGPRQGTTARRANREPETRKPEPTNGQPEQPEGSNGNGRLTNAQHSAILTIAKRRGLSQIELNQESLNRYGAQVPYLTSQSAADLIQHLQSPAQQPTQ; encoded by the coding sequence ATGAATCGGCAACTGTTAGAGAGAGTCTTTGAGCGTGCCCAGATCAAACAGCGCCAGGGCAGGAACGGCATGCTGGACTATGTGGAGGGCCACTCCATCATCCAGCGCCTGAACGACGCATTCGAGGGGGCCTGGTCCTTTGAGGTCCTCGATCACAAGATCGTGGAGGAGCGGGACGAGATCCTGGTCTTGGGGAAGCTGTCCGCTGAAGGGGTGGTCAAGATGCAGTTCGGGACCACCCAGATCACCCGTGAACGCGACAGTAAGAAGATCGTCTCCATCGGCGACGACCTGAAGGCGGCCGCCACCGATGCCCTCAAGAAGTGCGCCACCTTCCTGGGCGTGGGCCTCCACCTCTACGGTGAGCGCTCAGCCCGCCCGGCCGGGCGAGAGGGTAATGGCGGCCCACGGCAGGGGACAACCGCTCGCCGCGCGAACCGCGAACCTGAAACCCGGAAGCCGGAGCCCACGAATGGTCAGCCAGAGCAGCCTGAGGGCTCCAACGGCAACGGCCGTCTCACCAACGCCCAGCACAGTGCGATTCTGACCATCGCCAAACGGCGCGGGCTCTCACAGATCGAGCTGAACCAGGAGTCGCTCAATCGGTATGGCGCTCAGGTCCCGTATCTGACCTCGCAGAGCGCCGCAGACCTGATTCAGCATCTGCAATCGCCTGCCCAGCAACCCACTCAGTAG
- a CDS encoding PD-(D/E)XK nuclease family protein — translation MTVNEFSNHLHISHSQLDTFLGCPQRYNYQYVQGAPWEHLPASLAFGRAIHAAVAHYYRHLKQFGEPLIVGVFKACFHAEFKDAIPKDIEMLYKDGESERSMREKGDALLEVFHAKIRPQTIEAVEMPFLVDLVNPATGEILDKKLAGIFDLIESDADGTMTIADLKTSARRYTENQADNHLQSILYAYALRRLGYTTDGQNVLIRFDVLLKTKTPDMESYYAVKAEEDETWTLALIRRVLRAIEAGAYYPVRSWRCPECPFRRRCAADIA, via the coding sequence ATGACCGTCAACGAGTTCAGCAACCATCTGCACATCTCCCATAGTCAGCTTGACACCTTCCTGGGATGCCCTCAGAGGTACAACTACCAGTACGTTCAGGGCGCACCCTGGGAGCACCTGCCTGCCTCGCTCGCCTTCGGCCGGGCGATCCATGCCGCTGTCGCCCACTACTACCGGCACCTCAAGCAGTTCGGGGAGCCGCTCATTGTCGGGGTCTTCAAGGCTTGCTTTCATGCCGAGTTCAAGGACGCCATCCCGAAAGACATCGAGATGCTGTACAAGGATGGCGAGAGCGAGCGGTCGATGCGGGAGAAGGGCGACGCGCTCCTGGAGGTCTTTCACGCCAAGATCCGTCCGCAGACCATCGAGGCGGTGGAGATGCCGTTCCTGGTGGACCTGGTCAATCCTGCCACGGGCGAGATCCTCGACAAGAAACTCGCCGGGATCTTCGACCTGATCGAGAGCGATGCCGACGGGACAATGACCATCGCGGACCTGAAGACCTCCGCACGTCGCTACACCGAGAACCAGGCCGACAATCACCTCCAGTCGATCCTCTACGCCTACGCGCTGCGACGCCTGGGTTACACCACAGACGGGCAGAACGTCCTGATCCGGTTCGATGTCCTGCTGAAGACCAAGACGCCCGATATGGAAAGCTACTATGCCGTGAAGGCCGAGGAGGACGAGACCTGGACCCTGGCGTTGATCCGGCGCGTTCTGCGCGCCATCGAGGCGGGAGCCTATTACCCTGTGCGGAGCTGGCGGTGCCCCGAGTGTCCCTTCCGCCGTCGATGCGCCGCCGACATCGCCTGA